One genomic window of Cricetulus griseus strain 17A/GY chromosome 3, alternate assembly CriGri-PICRH-1.0, whole genome shotgun sequence includes the following:
- the LOC100764608 gene encoding acyl-protein thioesterase 1-like isoform X2, producing MSAPLRAVLPAAQKATSAVIFLHGLGDTGHGWADAFADIRSSHIKYICPHAPVMPVTLNMNMAMPSWFDIIGLSPDSHEDESGIKQAAESVKSLIDQEVKNGIPFNRIILGGFSQGGALSLYTALTTQQKLAGITALSCWLPLRASFPQSPINSTNRDISILQCHGDCDPLVPLMFGSLTVEKLKALVNPSNVTFKVYEGMMHSSCQQEMMDVKQFTDKLLPPID from the coding sequence ATGTCTGCCCCGCTGCGCGCAGTCCTGCCTGCTGCCCAAAAGGCCACCTCCGCGGTTATTTTCCTTCACGGATTGGGAGATACTGGGCACGGATGGGCAGACGCCTTTGCAGATATCAGAAGTTCCCACATCAAATACATCTGTCCACATGCTCCTGTTATGCCTGTTACATTAAATATGAATATGGCTATGCCTTCTTGGTTTGATATTATTGGACTTTCACCAGATTCTCATGAGGATGAATCTGGAATTAAACAGGCAGCAGAAAGTGTAAAATCTTTGATAGATCAAGAGGTGAAGAATGGTATTCCCTTTAACAGAATTATTCTGGGAGGATTTTCTCAGGGAGGCGCTTTATCTTTATACACCGCTCTTACCACACAGCAGAAACTGGCTGGCATCACTGCGCTCAGTTGCTGGCTTCCACTCCGGGCTTCATTTCCGCAGAGTCCTATCAATAGCACTAATAGAGATATTTCTATTCTCCAGTGCCATGGAGATTGTGACCCTTTAGTTCCCCTAATGTTTGGTTCTCTTACTGTTGAAAAACTAAAAGCATTGGTAAATCCATCCAATGTAACCTTCAAAGTCTATGAAGGCATGATGCACAGCTCATGTCAGCAGGAAATGATGGATGTCAAGCAATTCACTGATAAACTCCTACCTCCAATTGATTGA
- the LOC100764904 gene encoding hemoglobin subunit beta-1 has protein sequence MVRMTDAEKGLVNGLWGKVKPVEIGAESLARLLIVYPWTQRFFEKFGDLSSASAVMSNPQVKAHGNKVITSFADGLKHLDNLKGTFASLSELHCDKLHVDPENFRLLGNMIVIVLSLHLGKDFTPCAQAAFQKVVSGVANALAHKYH, from the exons ATGGTGCGCATGACTGATGCTGAGAAGGGGCTTGTCAATGGCCTGTGGGGAAAGGTGAAACCTGTTGAAATTGGCGCTGAATCCCTGGCCAG GTTGCTGATTGTCTACCCTTGGACCCAGAGATTCTTTGAAAAGTTTGGAgacctgtcctctgcctctgctgtcaTGAGTAACCCCCAGGTGAAGGCCCATGGCAATAAAGTGATCACCTCCTTTGCTGATGGCCTGAAACACCTGGACAACCTGAAGGGCACCTTTGCCAGTCTGAGTGAGCTCCACTGCGACAAGCTGCACGTGGATCCTGAGAACTTCAGG CTCCTGGGCAATATGATCGTGATTGTGCTCTCCCTACACCTTGGCAAGGATTTCACCCCCTGTGCACAGGCTGCCTTTCAGAAGGTGGTGAGTGGTGTGGCCAATGCCCTGGCTCACAAGTACCACTAA
- the Hbb gene encoding beta major globin chain isoform X2 — protein sequence MVHLTDAEKALVTGLWAKVNADAVGAEALGRMMVVYPWTQRFFGHFGDLSSASAIMNNAQVKAHGKKVIHAFADGLKHLDNLKGTFSSLSELHCDKLHVDPENFRLLGNVIVVVLSHDLGKDFTPCAQAAFQKVVSGVATALGHKYH from the exons ATGGTGCACCTGACTGATGCTGAGAAGGCTCTTGtcactggcctgtgggcaaaggTGAACGCTGATGCAGTCGGCGCTGAGGCCCTGGGCAG gATGATGGTTGTCTATCCTTGGACCCAGAGGTTCTTTGGACATTTTGGAGACCTGTCCTCTGCCAGTGCTATCATGAATAACGCCCAGGTGAAGGCCCATGGCAAGAAGGTGATCCATGCCTTCGCAGATGGCCTGAAACACCTGGACAACCTGAAGGGCACCTTTTCCAGCCTGAGTGAGCTCCACTGCGACAAGCTGCATGTGGATCCTGAGAACTTCAGG CTCCTGGGCAATGTGATCGTGGTTGTGCTGTCCCATGACCTGGGCAAGGATTTCACCCCCTGTGCACAGGCTGCCTTTCAGAAGGTGGTGAGTGGTGTGGCCACTGCCCTGGGTCACAAGTACCACTAA